ACCTTGGGCACATCCTATGACCAGCAGGACAACTTGCGGGAAGCGGACTACCCAGATGAAGTGGTGAACCTGGGTGCAGAGGGCTGCGAGGAAGGGGATGTAGAGGCGGAGTATGAGCAGGAGGGGGGAGAGTACACAGGGGAATACAGCCAGGACGATAACACCGAGATGCCTGAAGACCAAATGGATTACGCTGAAGAGCCAGCTGAGGGTGATGATGGCTACCAGGATGAAGTGCTAGACATCCAAATCAATGAACCCATAGATAGCGAATTTCAAGTGAGTTCTCACATTTGCTTCCACACATGTAAAAgcctgcacatgcacacacacaatcacacatccTCCCACTCCCTTTTCTGTCTAACGCTATTGTGTCCAAGAGataatgtcagttttcttgtctCGGTAAGGGGACAGCAAGGATTGAAAATCTATTCAGAAGAAGGAGATGTAGGTTGGCGTTTTGGGCCAGGGGAGGATTAGATTCATTATCACTCCCTGCCAGTTAATTTCTCCATCTTGCTGACAAAGTTTGTGTTGACAGCTTGTTTGGCGTTAGGTAATGCTCTGCTGTCGCCTCCAAATCCCTGTGCCATTGTGACCTTGGGGCCTGTATCATTGGGGGAGTAAGAAGCTGCTTTGTGTTGGAGATGTGCTGCCAATCGACGGAGGTTAATGTGGGGGGCTTTTATCTCGGGCTTTAGACTGGATCTGATAAAGTCTCATGCAGGTGAAAAGATTATTGACCTTCCTGAGGACACCCCATACAGTTTTCTAATGATTGATGCGAGTTTCCCTTTTATTCGTTTCCGTTCCCTCTCAGCACACATCCAAGAGGATCAAAGATAAGAGCAGATCCATGTGCAAATGTCCCTTATAGACCATTTACCACGGTGTGATGGTGTTTGGCACCTGACAGAGATATACTGGCCTACCTCCTATTACCAGACAAAGATAAGTTTTTGACCTTCTTACTTGGGGTGCACGGCACAAATGGATTCCTGTTTTGAATTTTCGGAAATATCTGCAGGTGTTAATGTGTATTTGTATTGTGCTCTAAACTGCCCAGCCTTGACATTTTGCTCACTATGGTTTTCATTTACTACTACGTGGAACAGTTTAACGGATTAAGCTGTTGTGTTCCCTTGGGGCATCCTGTCCATCCGTCTGGTTTGCTGAGAGGGTTTTTCTCTTCTGCATTAATATGTGCTGCTGTTTGGCAAGTTAATGGACCGCAACATCAAACACTGCTGTGTGACCTACAGTCTGACCTTATTTTAcaatgattttgttttgtttttggaagCTGTTATGCAGTTAGCATGTTATTGCTTTCTATCAAATCCTGTTGTCGCTATAGGAGCTTGACTTTGCAATCACTATTGGGACTTAAATTCAATTATGGCATCAGAAGTTAAACAGAAATTCTGTTGTGGAGTAGTAAAAAATGATTTGTCAACTCTCACAACCTTTGCATCTGGTTGATGTTTTTGCCATGGAGTCATGAGCTTACAGTGCAGCCAATAAAGGCGCGATTTGCGAGGAGTCAGTCAATGATATTTTCACCATCACTGAACCGGGGAGGAGTGTTTTTATCTGCGCCTGCATTTCTGTATATCATGTCAAACATTTACATCTCATTGAATTTCAAATGCTGTCAGGAATAGTAATGAAGCCTTACTCCCACTGTTATGGTAATTTGTGTTGGGGGGCGGAAACATGGTACCTCCCCAAAATCCTCTCCATAACATTTTGCCATTTTGCCtgtatggttttatttcatttttccatAAAGGTTAATTTTCTTTCTACCCTTTCTTGGACAATAAATTACTTGGAATTCGATTGATTGTGAAATGCATGTTACTGATTCTTATCTGTGCGGTTTCACCTCTTTCACAAATCAATACGCATTTTCTTGCATGGTCTTTAAAGGATGATGAATACTCGACCACCTATAATGATGAACCCCTTGATGAAGATGGAGTCCAACACGAGGAGGCCCCTGAGGAGGTGGAGTTGTTGGGGGTAGAGCAgcaggaagatgaggaggaagacaCCGCTGAGGGCACTCAGGTATGCCACACGGAGGAGGTATGCCGAGATGTTTAAATGACACCTCTAGTTTTTAGTGGTTGAATTTATTCAGAATTTGCTGTTGAGATGCAACAGAGGGGGGTACAGAAAGGTCACCACTAATGAACCTCATAATATGTCCTCAGGTTGAAAATGAAGCTGTGCCTGAAGAAGAAACAAAGGAAGAAtcagatgaggaggatgaggaagatgaagagtcTGGTCGCATGAGGTTCAAATCTGAAAGAAAGGATGGGGTTGTTGTTCGTTTGGCCGATGCGGCTGGTAAAAGGAGGAACATTCCTGAAACACTCGGTACATTTTATTCCTGCAGAGCATAATTGAACCTGAATTCAGAAACACCACCACATTTAAATGTTTCAAAGGTTTATGTAAAATGTATGGTTTCCTGTTTCATTCCCAATCAGAACTGTCAGAAAAGGCCAAAGCAGATCTCAGGGAGTATGAGGAACAAGAACGTCAGAAGAGACAAAGCCGCTACGGAggccgaggaagaggaggaggaggaggaggaggacgaggaggcaGAGGAAGAGGTGGCTTTCCAAGTTTCGGATTCCCAGAATTCAGAGGAAACAGAGGAAGAATGAACGACCATAGGCCTCCTTTGATGGGAAACATGGGCATGGTAAACATTTGTACAGTCATCCTCTTGAAAACATTTAATGAGATCATCTCTCTAAATGGAATTACTCATCAATTTGGTCCTCAACCATTCCTCCTAAAAAGTTGCTAAAGGGGAGTGCTCTGTCGGAAAAGGTGATTTATACCTTTTTGTATTTGTCACAGATGCAGCAAGAATGTACTCGATGTGCATATGGTGCTGCGTTGCACCACGTCTATGGTTGTGTGCTCATAAAAAGTCAATCAAAATCACTCCTCCACTCTCCTTATCAATGTTGATATATGGATTAGAATAAGTCGCTTGGCAGTAGCCCATTTAGACAGTATTATACAAAATTAAATTTGTTCTTTACTCAGGATTTAGTTTCTTGTGGGCTTTTATTATTACATATCACTTCAAGCATTTAATCCTTAAATTTACATAGCACATCAATTGATACCAGGAATCTGAAGGTCTTTaggagaaaaagtcactttaaacATGTAAACCAAATATAACGAGCCAGAGTTGTGGTCCTCAGCAATGCAGAAGAAGGTTATTGGTATTCGGAACTATTTTTTATGATCACGTCCTATTTAAGTGGGATGTTATGTGTCTCTTTTTCGAAGTCAGGACGGTTTTGAAATGCTGCACTAAATACTTACATGGTGTTAAGAGTCAATAGTACTTAAGGTTTTCAATATACTTTTTTTACCGAAGAGGGTAGCACGATGCCATCTTCAGTCTTACTTGTAAATTGACTTATTGGTGCTTCAGTGCATGACTGCGAGCAAAGTCTTCAGATTATTTTCAGAAAGAAATGTGTTTTGACAGGTTATTTTGGTTTTCCCTCCTCTCCATTTCCCCATCTCTTCCCAATTAGCACCAGTCTTCCCGAATGCCGCCTCCTCATCAGCAGCAACTGCAGTCCCAGCAGCACCACCCCTCTCGTCCAAGAGGGCCTCCTCCCTTCCAAGACCATGGGCGCCCGCTGGCCCAGCAGCCCCTTCAGCCCCTCATCCCTCCACACATGGCTCACCGCTCTCCACCATTGCGGCCCCAGATGGAGCCACCGCCACGAATGATGAGCTCCCCACCACCCAACTTCCCCCCGcatcaccagcagcagcagcagcctccgCAGCAGCAGCCTCCACAACCCAAAAACATCCACATTAACCCACATTTCAGAGGTCCAGTGTCATCATCTGTACAAGGTATGTAGGACGATCTATGATGAGTTAAGGTGAAAACATTGTGAGGATTTCAGGTTGTTTTCTCCAGTGTTTGTTTTCATAGACATGcacaatttataataataaaactttGAAAATAGATGTGAAGCAAAATCAATCTCATTCATCATTTACAACAATTCCGCCACTTACACATTGCCAAGGAGATCTGTTACTCCAAACCAAGTTCTTCTTAATTATGTCCCGAAGCTGCATCAACAAATGACAGAACTGTGCTGCATCAGATATGTGTAATAGAAATAGAATGGCTTAAAAAAGTTTCTGAGAAACCACAacagcaaaaaatatgaatcTAAATGGGTATTAAATTGAGAATTTTTTAAGGGAAATAAATTAATCCAGCACCACTTCTGGTTAAAAATGTTAGTAGCATTTAAAGTAGAGGCAATGACTTGGTGGTTTGTGAAGGCAATAACTGACTTTTAACTATCATAACCATTATAGTATGAGAAGATTAGTCAatcaagtttattttttttaatttgaacatcACTGTCTTGTTACTGTCACCCCTGTTAGCCTCAGTCTGTTTGTATATATATCAACCTGCACCTGTAAAATTATTATAGATTTATGGTGTCTGTTATGACTAAGAAACAGTCATTCTCATTTTATCCAGAATCCTACAGCTTTAGTTCAGTAACATTAGGGAGCGCAGTTAAGGTGCATACTGtcgtttgttttgggtttttttctttttctactgGCATTCATCCTCCTACTATCCTGAAAGGTGTCTGGATTGGAATATCATTTTGTTGTTCCGTTGAACGACAAGTGAATAGCGCTCTCAGCCTGTAATGGGTTTATCCTCAATTTTTTTCTTCTGGCAGCATCACCATTTCATTCCCAAAGATGGGTTTATCTGGCCTGTCTGTCCAGGCCAAGATTGAAATTTTGTTAGTAAAGCATGTTAGTGCACAGGTTGTGTGTGTCACGGTGTCCAAGTGTATATGTGGGGGTTTAGGTTTTGCTTCTGAAGAGTTCAGGAAAGATCAGGGATTGCCTCTGGTCATGATTAAGTGTGCATGAATGTGTTTGTAtatatgtcagtgtgtatttatttatttatttcaagtaATACACTCAATTTGAATGTTTTCCAGGTTTACACATAGTAACCTTTATTTAGAGGCAATCCATTTTGCTAAATTATTGTCGAGTAGCTAATATTATTCCAGTTCAAGTtattaaaatactgtaatttcttGAGATAATATTCAGTTTCATCAAAATTACGCTGCTGTTTATATTATTGTCATCTGTAGAATGTGTATAATTTTTCATTTTGGAACTTTATGCTCATAACTAGTATTACCTCAAGCTTCTTTTTGTGAAGATGTGAGGAGGGTAACAGCCTGTCCATAGAGGGGACTAATGGTCTCTTCTCTTCTACTTTCATCACCCTCTCTGCCTACTGCCCCTCATTTTCatttccccctccccctccctatACCCCCCTActcttcctctgtctctctctcactctctctcattGCAGTGCCCTTGATGCCTCCTGCTCAGAGCCAGCCCAGACCTGCTGTGGGTCCTCCGAGGTTCCCTGTGAGTAGCAGctgctcctcttctccctccCCTTTCGCCTCACTTTCTCTCTGTCTCCGTACGGTTAACGTCCCCTTTTGTGAGGGCACTATCATTGTGGCAATTAGACTGCCCACCCAGGCCAAATACTGTTTAAGCGAATCTGTAAACATTGATATGATTCTGGCTGCACAAGTGCAAATGCGTGATAGGGGCTTTAGGCAGTAGACTTGTGGAGGTCAGGGTTGCAGTGGCGGGACTTGGTTAACAACTTTTCATGGATGGGCTGGGGCTCAGACGAGCCGGCTTGGCACATAATGGAATTGTGAAACCAGGATATACTGCCAGTTAAAATTCACTCTCTGCAAGTTTGTGTCCCAAAGGCACATAGACCTTTTTTGAACGGTATTTGAATTTATGAAACATAGTGTGGGTTGGATGAAGCGGCGTGAGCCTCTTTCCTTTTTTCACCATATATTTTGAAGGCCAAATTTCACGTCAGAGAAAAGGGATCGTAAGTCAGTTATTTCCTGTAAGAAAAGGTTCTTTATTTCACTCACAAAGAACCCATCCAAGACATGACAAATACCTTTTAAAGTAATCACTGAATTGAGGGAAACGGTTCACCAGCAAGTCAGCGAAAGTGCCTTAAGTTATTCCATCCTTCTAGTTAATGATGCCCAGGCATCAGGTGGTGCTGATACTAACTGACATCATCCTGAAGAGTGCATTTTATATGGATTTATGCAAATGAATCAATGGAAAATAGCTGCATCCAATTGAATTCATGTGGATTTACAAGTCTGATGCCAAATGAGCTGGGCTTTCAAACAGGAGTCAATCTTTGTCATAATGTAGGTTTTTATTTACTTGTTCAACCTTCAGTGCCAGTGTCGGGCAATTCTTGTTCCCCGACATCTGTGATTGTACTAGATATTGATAGAGTAACAGAAGCGAAGCTGTTTTGTCTCTTATCAGACAGTGGAAAGTGGGATTGGAAGGGTATGCAGACAACTGAGCTGATGAACAGCATAATGTTGGATTCCCCAGCTGTCAATTGCATTTAGGCTGCTGTTGCCAAGGACACCATTTGAAATGCAGGTGACATTCCAGCCGGCAACATTCCATTTACCAATGGGCACCTGATTACTCATGATTATCATACATTATCATCCCATCAAATTTAATTGTTAAAAGGCTGGGCTAGTGGGGGTCATAGCCTCTAGTACCATGGCATAAAATTTTTCCTGGTGAAGACTGGTATTGAAATATTAATCTCAGTACCAATTAAAGTTATTAGAATATTTAATCTGCTGGGATAGTAATATTCAGTCTCAACCAAATTAAGATCCTACCAAGGAGAGCTtgattatttttatgtatgtatctatagATTTCTTTCAGGAGCAACTGATTGGTCTACATGATAATATAAGAATAATTGAAAGTCGCATAACGTGACAATACATTTAGATTAACAACAATTTTACATCCATTAGTATTTAGTTTAATTTGAGGCTATATATGTTGGCTTCCTTGTATTGCTACTAACACACTATATAACAGTATTGTTGGCCAATAGTTTTCATCATTTGAACTACTTTGAGCATTTTTCCACATGGTACAGATACAGGCAGAACATTTGCATGaaagcaacacaaacacaatatGAGATGGTGTTACTACATCTGTAGCATGGACATGGTTTTGATGTGAGAAGTCAAAGACAGTACAAGCCAAACACAGTAGACTCAGACACCAGCAACCCCATTCATCACCTTTACAGTCCAACCAGTTTTATTCTtataatacatataataatactgttagttttattttatttacattatattcaTATTGTTTTGCCATTAAAGCTGAATAGTGTTTCcagtattttatatttattacatttatattttcttaccttctgaattgaaaaaaattgaacaatggtttaaaaaattttttttaaaaagtacataattccaaataaaataagaaatggaCCTGTTCATGAGCTTATTCTACGTAAACTATTTATCACTTTAATTTGATTGAGTTTATATTGCCTGCTATGATGGACTAACACATTAAGTGAATATTCACATATGAGAAGCAGAAGTTATAGGTTCCTTTTTTGTAATTATTAGAGTGTAATGGCGCTTGATGTAAGAAATTGATGTGAAATCTTAAACCAAAACATCTTTTTAAAGTCaaatttttctgctttattaataCTTTGACAATTGGCTCTTCTCTGCTGTATTAACCTGGTTATCCCCTCGTCTTCGAGAGCTGTCCTTGCATCAGTTACAGCCTGCAGCCTGTTTATCACGGATTAGATGAGAGGATGAGCTGTGCTGTTTGATAGGTATTATATGGACACCAGAGTCCTCATTGTGCAAACCTGTCTGTTTGACCTTTTAAAACAGAATGATAGTGCCCTCATTGTGATCCTGTCTTTGTAAGCCCCTTTGATTAACTTTCTATTAAGCAAGTTTTTGGAACTCTGGCCTTCTAGCTTTGCAACGCCTCTCCTCTCTAAATACCGCCATGCAGCAGTGGAATAAAGATGGATTAAGCCTTGATAGCATCTTAAGTAATTTACAATAGGCTTGGAGGAGGCAAGAAGCCCATTTGTGGAAGTGCCACGTGTTGAATAGCAGGTTAATTTTTCAACAGAGATGGATGTTTAAAAGAATAAAGGAGACAGTTATGAGGGGGATTCGAATTCCAAGGAGGGATTAAAGGGTTGTTATCTAGTTTTCCTTGAAAGATAGATGCGGGGAGTAGCATGCATGCAAAGAGTAAAAAGCTGTTGAAGATGCAAAATGGTTGAAACAAAGATGAGGGCACTTATCCCCATCTGAAATGCCCTTTCCTTGTTAGAGCCTGGTTGTTGGGGGCTTTATCAACAAAGCCTCCAGTTGAATTAATACAGGTTTGCTTGCAAATTCATGCTGAAGGGTTTCTTTATATCAGCATACATATTGATGCTTGCAAGTCAAGATTCTGCATCATTTATAATGACCTTTGCTCTTCAGTTACAAGCACTCTACCCCATTCAATGTTTGACAACAAGTTCTCATTTTCATTAGTTTAATTTGTTTGATTATTGAGTTCCCAGTAAGCTATATAATTCATGAGTCTTGTTTTCACAGGGACCGGGAGATTTTCAGCAGCACATGTCTGGTAATTTTGGTCAACCCCAGCGGCCCCCTCATCACATGGAGCCCTTTAGGAACCAGCCACCTCAAGGCCCTCAGGACAGAGAACCTCTCTTTATGGGAGGTGAGTCTCACACCCAGCCTTGACAAGGGTTGCAAAGGTTTCTTAGCATATTTAACCCTATTCAACATCACCTCTGGCGGTATACCTACAGGGTATGCTGCTAGGTTTCTGGTGCTGCTCTATTAGCAATTCTCATGttatatgcatgtgtatgtataaaCATCAGAATGAGCCCCAGAAAACTGCATTAAACATATACATTTGTGATTTCCTATTCCAGGTTTTAATGCAGAATTTAATTTAACCCACATAGTTGTTTACCTGGTTACCTTGATAGAGCTGTCTGTTTTTGCTTCTCTTGCCACTATACATTTGGAGATGGAATAATTGATGTATTGAAATgggctcacactgcaaaaaactgACGTCTCTGTTTGGTCTTCCTCAGAACGTTCAGAGTCAACACGGTTTCCCGGGCAGCACATGTTTGATCATCAGAGCCCTAGTCCTCTGATGAACAACAACAACCTCCACCAGCAGCTGCCCAGCCAGGGGCACATGGGCTTTGGCCCACCAGGACCCGCTTTCAACCAGCAGGGCCAGGATCCGCTAGGATTGTTTCAGAGAGAACCCCCTAGACCCCACCTCCCTCCACACCAAGGTCACCAGGGTATAGTCGGCTTGAATCAACAAGGAGGCCCTCCCAACCAGCCCAGGCACTTTATGGGCCCTCGCCAACCGTTTGGCCAACCGCGGAACCTGTTCCCTCCTCCACAGGTTCAGTTCGGGATGCAGGTACGACTAAgagtaagtgatttttttttttttttttttttttttagaagacccaatatactgtatgtctgtgcatttatgtttggagctatgcatttacttattatgaaatctcttatatattattatgtttttactttttttcttcagtcatcTTGAATCTGGTCATAATTCTTGTACACGTTtccaacaaacacacactttctcttccctgtttgtgtgtgttttgtgtgtatacaaatataataaatataagtgTGTGTTTATGAATTTGCTTGGCTTTGTTCTGCACTGTTGAAATGGTGCTGCAGGAATACTGTACACACAACTAAACAAGACCAGTGACAATATTCACTGCCAGTGCCTTTGGAAAGAGACTCATGTTTATTTGGCATCTCAATGTTTTGTCAAGAGACATAGACAACAGCTCCCTCTAGTGAGTGTTTAACGCTTGTATTACTGTGTGGCTACACGAGGGCACTATGTGGGGGTTAATTACATGGAGAAAATAGTCTGATCCACTGCTCAGAAATATTAGCTCATACAGATGCTGTCTTTTCATAGACATGACGTGTGACACTAAATTCTGATTGTGCTGATTTTAATGCATATagcatgtcattttttttaatgagtttgATGCATAGTCCTTCTGTTTTTCAGCTTCCCCATCATGACCCACTGCCACCCCATCAGCCCATGCACCAACAGcatcagcagcaacagcagcaccaTCATCAGCAACCAGTAAATCTCAATGAACCTCGTCCTATGATGCACCACGACCAGATTCCCTTCCATTCACAGCAGGCACATGGTAGCCCTAGGCAGATGACTCCCCGCCCCCAGAACCCCCAGCTGCGCAACATGGCAAACAGGCAACGAATGGTGAGAGATTAATTTATTTGCTAATCTGTATAAACTAATGAAAGACATGCTCATGGGACCTGTTCTATAcaactaaatatatatatttttttagtaacaCCCTCTTCAATAAATAAATCTCAtggaaaaggaaataaataaatgtaatgtatgacagcattaattgtcaataaaattcaaaattaataaaatctgcccttttttttttttttttttttttttttttttagaacacacCACTGTCCAAGCAAATGCAAAATCCACCCCAGCGCAACAGCAACCTACGGGAGGTCCCTGTCGCACCTGGCAACACAAACATGAACAGTGCCCGCCCCGCCACCTCTGCCGGCAACGTCAGGCCTGTTGCCAGGGCAACACAGGGGGTGCGTCCCGGGCAGAACACTCAGCCGATGCCTGACGGTGGCAGAGGACGAGGCCAAGTTGCTGCCAAGACAGCATCACAGCCTGGGGGAGCGGGCAGGACAGTGGTTCGCAAGGAACTCTCAAGCACACCAACGGGCACAGCACCACAGGTCAGCCTTTTAACAGCAAATGAGTAGTCCTTTTCCGacaaatattttatttaactacttttgtttttattatctaTTCCTCTGAAACGCTGCTGTGAACTGTGTTATGCTCATAATTTTATCTCTGCTCAATTCAGTGACCTAGAAAATGTAAGCTCAGCTGAGCTTATTAGTGTGCTGAAAAGAACTCTCATTTATTAAAAGCCCAATCATAAGGTTATTAATGACAGCAGCCTTGATTCATTGGAAAGGACAGATCAATACGATTGTTTTTTTCTCTTGGGCTTTGTGTTTGATTACATCTGAGTCACACAGAGTAATATGGCCCAGATAGGAAGCGGTGTGGTACCTGGATTTGTATTCCAGTCTTTGGACAAGCAATGATATTGTCAGCTTGTGTTTTTTGAAATAGATTCCTGATGAAGATGAGGAGACACGTCAGTATCGTATGAAGATTGAGGAGCAAAAGCGTCTGAGAGAGGAGATACTGAAGAGAAAGGAGATGAGACGACAGATGCAGGCTGGGGTCAGAAAGAAGGAGCTACTGGAAAGGCTTAGTGCATCAAACACTCCAAACCAAGGCCCAGTTCCTCCCCAGATTCAGCCCTCACAAACAAATCAGCCAACGCCACACCCTGTGCAACAGCAACCGCAAGTACAGCAGCAGCCGGAGCAACAGCCGCAGCTACAACAGCAAAGACAGATTCCACAGAGAACACCTCAGTCCTTAAATCAGCCACTCAAGAGTCCTAATCAAGGCACGTTTATTTCTCCCAGTGGTGCCACTCAGACCCCCACACCACGTCCTAATGTCAAGACACGGCTGCAGATGGTAAAGGGTAgcggtcagcagcagcagcatcctgCCATTGGCCCAGACCAGTGGAAGCAGCCCCAACaaaaccagcagcagcagctgcagcagcgaAGGAACAGTGCTCTCCAgaacacaaacagaccaattacTCAAATCCAGTCCACTCAAGTCCCCCAAAAGAACATACCCGTAACTCCCTCAACAGGGCCTGGCCTTGCTCAGCCTCAAGGACCTAAACCTGGAGCAAAAAGAACTGTGATGCAGCGGGCCAAAAACCCAGGCGCCGATGGACTGCAGGTGCCACAAAAAGTCAGAGTCGTCAAACTTTCTGGAGCTGTAAGCATTGAATTCTTATTCCACAccttcctctgttttagtgtgacATTTATTTGATCTGTGACAGCTGGTTTCACCTCCAAAAGAAATGACGTAGTTTTGAAATGAAATAGTTTTAAATGCCAGTGATTGCCCTTGCACTGTCTATTTTGTTATCTAAAAGATATCTAACCTATGGGAATGACAAGGTGATGTCTGTGTCATTTTGGCAAAATTGATCTGTTAAGAGTTTCCTCCCTTAAGCTTTGGGAACTGATATTTAAGCCACAAAGCATTTTACCTTTAGAAGACAGAAAGGCTGTAGGCATTAAAGAACGCGATATGACATTTATCTGTTGAGTTGGGGACACCTCATCACTGCTCTTAAAGGTTGATATCGTCTTTTAAGGGCAGATGATATTCTTTTAAAGATAGAGGCCTTGGAGAGGGTAAAACAGGACTGACAGTAACGCCAACAAAAGTCCAGAATTATCACTGTCGGCAATTTTATACTTGCTTGATAAGTTAGTGCTGTGGCCTTAATTAGACATTAATCTTTATTGAAAAACCACAAAAGCATGCATGTTAAACATTCATACTTGTCACTGAAGAGACATGTTGTTGAGCTGTGATAGTATTTGAAATAAGCCGCTTTCTGACTCCATCCCCGAGGATCAAGCCGCAGAGCCAAAATCGCAGACTGGCTGCAGATGAAGATAACTGGGTGTCAGTGCGTTAATGGAAACCTGCGTAGAGCTATCTGATGTAGCACATCTTGGAGGGGAAAAAAGGGGGGAGTGGGATGTGAGGTGAAGAAAGAGAGATGGAAACAGAAAGAAACAGCCAAGGCCCATAGTCCTGTTGAAAAGAAGATTCTCTAGATGCTCCCTCTTCCGCATTGTTCTGCTGTCATCAACGAGAGCTTGACAATGttatctcctctcctctctctttttttctttctcactcTCTTTTTCCATCTTCCCTTGGATGCTTTTTTCCATCAGCCAATCTCTCAGGTGCGAGGCAACAAAAGAATGCCAATCCAAATTCCTTGTAATTAATCTTTTTTGGTTAAGGGAGGGGGGGCATAATACCTGTGTAAGAAAGTTGCCACTTTTGAGGATTTGGATTTGTATGGCTTAGACACACAGATAAGAGCCAAATTATATTTTCATCAGGGATAATACAAAGCAGCACAAGACACAAAAGCTGTAGGGGGGTGTGAGGGGGGATGGGGTACACATCGAGCTTCTGTCGTTCTAGTGTAATGCAGCTTAGCATTTGATGG
This genomic window from Sphaeramia orbicularis chromosome 20, fSphaOr1.1, whole genome shotgun sequence contains:
- the rbm33a gene encoding RNA-binding protein 33 isoform X2; the encoded protein is MTAKAQDFDFDEYDKPGAERSRRRRGENDDIDSDLEEDLLEEDWLSCKKNPSEISDEELNDDLLQSDDEDHNISGQDLSLNATYTLGTSYDQQDNLREADYPDEVVNLGAEGCEEGDVEAEYEQEGGEYTGEYSQDDNTEMPEDQMDYAEEPAEGDDGYQDEVLDIQINEPIDSEFQDDEYSTTYNDEPLDEDGVQHEEAPEEVELLGVEQQEDEEEDTAEGTQVCHTEEVENEAVPEEETKEESDEEDEEDEESGRMRFKSERKDGVVVRLADAAGKRRNIPETLELSEKAKADLREYEEQERQKRQSRYGGRGRGGGGGGGRGGRGRGGFPSFGFPEFRGNRGRMNDHRPPLMGNMGMHQSSRMPPPHQQQLQSQQHHPSRPRGPPPFQDHGRPLAQQPLQPLIPPHMAHRSPPLRPQMEPPPRMMSSPPPNFPPHHQQQQQPPQQQPPQPKNIHINPHFRGPVSSSVQVPLMPPAQSQPRPAVGPPRFPGPGDFQQHMSGNFGQPQRPPHHMEPFRNQPPQGPQDREPLFMGERSESTRFPGQHMFDHQSPSPLMNNNNLHQQLPSQGHMGFGPPGPAFNQQGQDPLGLFQREPPRPHLPPHQGHQGIVGLNQQGGPPNQPRHFMGPRQPFGQPRNLFPPPQVQFGMQLPHHDPLPPHQPMHQQHQQQQQHHHQQPVNLNEPRPMMHHDQIPFHSQQAHGSPRQMTPRPQNPQLRNMANRQRMNTPLSKQMQNPPQRNSNLREVPVAPGNTNMNSARPATSAGNVRPVARATQGVRPGQNTQPMPDGGRGRGQVAAKTASQPGGAGRTVVRKELSSTPTGTAPQIPDEDEETRQYRMKIEEQKRLREEILKRKEMRRQMQAGVRKKELLERLSASNTPNQGPVPPQIQPSQTNQPTPHPVQQQPQVQQQPEQQPQLQQQRQIPQRTPQSLNQPLKSPNQGTFISPSGATQTPTPRPNVKTRLQMVKGSGQQQQHPAIGPDQWKQPQQNQQQQLQQRRNSALQNTNRPITQIQSTQVPQKNIPVTPSTGPGLAQPQGPKPGAKRTVMQRAKNPGADGLQVPQKVRVVKLSGAGGKGPEATGVPVQQQGTWSATPLNQGVQRKVTMTGQQPQGPSATPQASRGGMGNPQQNRVVVSGRGRGRGGGQMGRGRPVSTRQNQRGAEGEPCTVSIEGLSSSTTDVQLKNLLRSIGPIETFKMMPQQRKAIATFSSPQHAASFQMSFHRHMIDLSHIDVSLIDG
- the rbm33a gene encoding RNA-binding protein 33 isoform X1; translated protein: MTAKAQDFDFDEYDKPGAERSRRRRGENDDIDSDLEEDLLEEDWLSCKKNPSEISDEELNDDLLQSDDEDHNISGQDLSLNATYTLGTSYDQQDNLREADYPDEVVNLGAEGCEEGDVEAEYEQEGGEYTGEYSQDDNTEMPEDQMDYAEEPAEGDDGYQDEVLDIQINEPIDSEFQDDEYSTTYNDEPLDEDGVQHEEAPEEVELLGVEQQEDEEEDTAEGTQVCHTEEVENEAVPEEETKEESDEEDEEDEESGRMRFKSERKDGVVVRLADAAGKRRNIPETLELSEKAKADLREYEEQERQKRQSRYGGRGRGGGGGGGRGGRGRGGFPSFGFPEFRGNRGRMNDHRPPLMGNMGMHQSSRMPPPHQQQLQSQQHHPSRPRGPPPFQDHGRPLAQQPLQPLIPPHMAHRSPPLRPQMEPPPRMMSSPPPNFPPHHQQQQQPPQQQPPQPKNIHINPHFRGPVSSSVQVPLMPPAQSQPRPAVGPPRFPGPGDFQQHMSGNFGQPQRPPHHMEPFRNQPPQGPQDREPLFMGERSESTRFPGQHMFDHQSPSPLMNNNNLHQQLPSQGHMGFGPPGPAFNQQGQDPLGLFQREPPRPHLPPHQGHQGIVGLNQQGGPPNQPRHFMGPRQPFGQPRNLFPPPQVQFGMQVRLRLPHHDPLPPHQPMHQQHQQQQQHHHQQPVNLNEPRPMMHHDQIPFHSQQAHGSPRQMTPRPQNPQLRNMANRQRMNTPLSKQMQNPPQRNSNLREVPVAPGNTNMNSARPATSAGNVRPVARATQGVRPGQNTQPMPDGGRGRGQVAAKTASQPGGAGRTVVRKELSSTPTGTAPQIPDEDEETRQYRMKIEEQKRLREEILKRKEMRRQMQAGVRKKELLERLSASNTPNQGPVPPQIQPSQTNQPTPHPVQQQPQVQQQPEQQPQLQQQRQIPQRTPQSLNQPLKSPNQGTFISPSGATQTPTPRPNVKTRLQMVKGSGQQQQHPAIGPDQWKQPQQNQQQQLQQRRNSALQNTNRPITQIQSTQVPQKNIPVTPSTGPGLAQPQGPKPGAKRTVMQRAKNPGADGLQVPQKVRVVKLSGAGGKGPEATGVPVQQQGTWSATPLNQGVQRKVTMTGQQPQGPSATPQASRGGMGNPQQNRVVVSGRGRGRGGGQMGRGRPVSTRQNQRGAEGEPCTVSIEGLSSSTTDVQLKNLLRSIGPIETFKMMPQQRKAIATFSSPQHAASFQMSFHRHMIDLSHIDVSLIDG